The following proteins are co-located in the Pomacea canaliculata isolate SZHN2017 linkage group LG8, ASM307304v1, whole genome shotgun sequence genome:
- the LOC112570318 gene encoding uncharacterized protein LOC112570318 encodes MYQKLFALVLVYYVAEMSMSSQLQSQREDVMGTYFLLNRYQCERLCWYRKLCKTYSYIYNRTLATGGNCVLHAYNITSDTTSGVADDWFERSADWDNTLQSNGCRNRPCDDTQVCVPTFAFPFYKCLPFAAECQAPSRDDGVYSDVTLVQGERTNFTCNSSLVWVPRHADKTVTCQVNSKCSELQGTCKNATYYSPAVPFNEPLPDIVEEGWEACIKGKYLGPHRMNFNFHDSQNGSCDNHGYGRIYLDLDFSTEFSGRRNAVSAFTATCSPSNWSGANKIGDLPLNCSEYFDITLRILVNSTMAIMYKNHTPHHFDLLSNNITLKGATYLEVINDVQLSYVDLGKGCD; translated from the exons ATGTATCAGAAACTCTTTGCTTTGGTACTTGTCTATTATGTCGCTGAAATGTCCATGTCATCTCAACTGCAAAGTCAGAGAGAGGACGTGATGGGGACGTACTTTCTTTTGAACAGGTATCAGTGTGAAAGACTTTGTTGGTACCGGAAACTGTGTAAGACCTACTCTTACATCTACAACAGGACCCTGGCCACTGGTGGTAACTGTGTTCTACATGCTTACAATATCACATCAGACACTACAAGTGGAGTGGCTGATGACTGGTTTGAAAGGAGCGCTGACTGGGACAACACA CTCCAAAGCAATGGATGTCGAAACCGCCCCTGCGATGATACTCAGGTGTGCGTGCCCACCTTTGCATTTCCATTCTACAAGTGTCTGCCTTTTGCTGCAG AATGCCAAGCGCCCTCTCGAGATGACGGCGTCTACAGCGATGTGACACTAGTTCAGGGTGAAAGGACAAACTTCACGTGCAACTCGTCTCTGGTATGGGTTCCACGCCACGCTGACAAGACGGTCACGTGTCAAGTCAACAGCAAGTGCAGTGAGCTGCAAGGAACGTGTAAAAACGCCACCTACTACTCACCG GCTGTTCCATTTAACGAGCCATTGCCAGATATCGTCGAAGAAGGATGGGAGGCCTGCATCAAGGGCAAATACCTCGGGCCTCACAG GATGAACTTCAACTTCCATGACAGTCAAAATGGCTCATGTGACAACCACGGTTATGGGAGAATCTACCTTGATCTTGATTTCTCTACGGAGTTCAGTGGCCGTAGAAATGCAGTCTCTGCCTTCACAGCCACTTGCAGCCCAAGTAACTGGTCCGGAGCAAATAAAATAGGAGATCTTCCACTAAACTGCAGCGAATACTTTGACATTACTCTCAGGATTCTCGTCAACAGTACAATGGcg ATTATGTACAAAAATCACACGCCCCATCATTTCGATCTCCTATCAAACAATATAACCCTGAAAGGTGCCACCTACCTGGAGGTCATAAACGACGTTCAACTTTCCTACGTGGATCTTGGCAAAGGTTGTGACTAA